Proteins found in one Coffea eugenioides isolate CCC68of chromosome 5, Ceug_1.0, whole genome shotgun sequence genomic segment:
- the LOC113770082 gene encoding putative pentatricopeptide repeat-containing protein At5g13230, mitochondrial, which produces MIRLLSCRELQWTNSCRLFKLLAFVPSQQYGFSFVSAQLAQEEEESLISCKMPPFTPRVSNSHAYANILHNCVENCEPIRGKATHCDIIKRGGCLDLFARNVLLNLYVKCGLWYDARQLFDEMPDRNVVSFVTLIQGCSMSERYNEAVQLFGRLHKEGHKLNPYVFTTILKMLVTMEWTELTWSIHACIYKLGYHNDAYVGTALIDAYSVSGFVDTSKEVFDVIEGKDMVCWTGMVSCYAENDCFPEALSLFDQMRMVGFKPNNFTFVSVIKACLGLDAMGMGKSVHGYVLKAGYQMDSYVGISLLDLYTATRDMDDSRQMFEEIPKDDVIPWSFMIARYSQSDRCDEALELFCRMRESLVVPNQFTFASVLQSCATKQAFDFGRQTHCHVIKVGLVSDVFVSNALMDVYAKCGKMDGAMDLFADAAIINDVSWNTIIVGLVQLGDAEKALDLFLTMVDNRVQASDVTCSSILRACASLAALETGAQMHTFIIKTLHDKDVAVGNALIDMYAKCGNIKDARLVFDTMNKQDTVSWNALISAYSMHGLGSEALKIFERMQKTDVKPNQLTFVGVLSACSNTGSLDTGQAYFSSMLKTYNVEPCVEHYTCMVSLLGKMGHLDKAVKLIEEIPFEPSVMIWRALLGACVIHKNVEIGKISAQHVLEMDPHDEAAYILLSNIYASVKRWENVSSVRKIMKKKRVKKEPGVSWIEHQGIVHYFTVGDVSHPDRKLIQGMLEWLNLRCNRAGYIPISDVILLDVEDDEKARLLWMHSERLALAFSLVRTPSGTPIRIIKNLRICLDCHAVIKFISKQTQRDIVIRDVNRFHHFEEGICSCGDYW; this is translated from the coding sequence ATGATCAGACTTTTAAGCTGTCGAGAGCTACAATGGACAAATTCCTGCCGACTCTTTAAACTCCTTGCTTTTGTACCGTCTCAACAATATGGGTTCTCATTTGTGTCTGCTCAATTGgcccaagaagaagaagagtccTTGATCAGCTGCAAAATGCCACCTTTCACTCCACGAGTGTCCAATTCTCATGCATATGCTAATATTCTCCATAATTGTGTTGAAAACTGTGAACCCATCAGGGGAAAAGCCACTCATTGTGATATAATAAAGCGAGGGGGCTGTTTAGACTTATTTGCAAGAAACGTTTTGCTGAATTTGTACGTAAAATGTGGATTATGGTATGATGCTCGACAGTTATTTGACGAAATGCCTGATAGGAACGTTGTTTCATTTGTTACTTTAATTCAAGGCTGTTCAATGTCCGAAAGATACAATGAAGCTGTTCAACTGTTTGGTAGGTTACATAAAGAAGGTCATAAGCTTAACCCTTATGTTTTCACTACTATCTTGAAGATGCTTGTGACAATGGAGTGGACAGAACTTACATGGAGCATCCATGCCTGCATTTATAAGCTTGGCTACcataatgatgcttatgttggtACTGCTTTGATTGATGCTTATTCTGTTAGTGGGTTTGTTGATACTAGTAAGGAAGTGTTTGATGTGATTGAAGGCAAGGACATGGTTTGTTGGACTGGAATGGTATCTTGCTATGCAGAGAATGATTGTTTCCCTGAGGCATTAAGTTTGTTTGATCAAATGAGGATGGTGGGGTTCAAGCCAAACAACTTTACGTTTGTGAGCGTAATAAAGGCTTGTCTTGGATTAGATGCGATGGGCATGGGAAAGAGTGTTCATGGGTATGTCTTAAAGGCAGGTTATCAGATGGATTCTTATGTAGGTATTTCCTTACTTGACTTGTATACTGCAACCAGAGATATGGATGATTCCAGGCAGATGTTTGAGGAGATTCCAAAAGATGATGTAATTCCTTGGAGTTTCATGATAGCCAGGTACTCACAGAGTGACCGTTGTGATGAGGCTTTGGAATTATTTTGTCGAATGAGAGAATCTTTGGTTGTCCCTAACCAGTTTACTTTTGCTAGTGTGCTGCAATCATGTGCAACAAAACAGGCTTTTGACTTTGGGAGGCAAACTCATTGCCATGTAATAAAAGTTGGTCTTGTTTCGGATGTTTTCGTCTCTAACGCTCTCATGGATGTTTATGCTAAATGTGGAAAGATGGACGGTGCAATGGACTTGTTTGCAGATGCTGCAATTATAAATGACGTATCCTGGAACACCATCATTGTTGGCCTTGTACAATTGGGTGATGCAGAGAAAGCCCTAGATTTGTTTCTAACCATGGTTGATAACAGAGTCCAAGCAAGTGATGTGACTTGCTCAAGTATTTTGCGGGCTTGTGCTAGCTTAGCGGCATTAGAAACAGGTGCTCAGATGCATACATTCATAATCAAAACACTTCATGATAAAGATGTTGCTGTTGGAAATGCACTCATAGATATGTATGCAAAGTGTGGAAATATAAAAGATGCTCGCCTGGTCTTTGACACAATGAACAAGCAGGATACAGTGTCATGGAATGCTTTGATCTCAGCATATTCCATGCACGGTCTTGGTAGCGAGGCTCTGAAAATCTTTGAGAGGATGCAGAAAACCGATGTCAAGCCTAACCAGTTAACTTTTGTTGGTGTACTTTCTGCATGTAGCAATACAGGGTCTCTAGATACAGGGCAGGCTTATTTCTCTTCAATGCTTAAGACCTATAATGTTGAACCTTGCGTGGAGCATTATACCTGTATGGTGTCTCTCTTAGGGAAAATGGGGCATCTGGACAAGGCAGTGAAGTTGATTGAAGAAATTCCATTTGAGCCAAGTGTTATGATCTGGCGTGCTCTGCTTGGAGCCTGTGTTATCCATAAAAATGTTGAGATTGGGAAGATCTCTGCCCAACATGTGCTGGAAATGGATCCACATGATGAAGCAGCTTATATATTGTTGTCAAACATATATGCCAGTGTTAAAAGATGGGAAAATGTGTCTTCTGTTAGGAAAATTATGAAGAAGAAACGAGTAAAGAAAGAACCCGGAGTTAGTTGGATTGAGCACCAGGGAATAGTTCATTATTTCACAGTAGGAGATGTGTCACATCCAGACAGAAAATTAATTCAGGGGATGCTGGAGTGGTTGAACTTGAGATGTAATAGAGCTGGTTATATCCCAATTTCTGATGTTATTTTACTTGATGTAGAGGATGATGAAAAGGCTCGACTTTTGTGGATGCATAGTGAGAGATTAGCTTTAGCATTTTCTCTTGTGAGAACACCATCTGGAACACCCATTCGTATTATCAAGAACCTCCGTATATGTTTGGATTGCCATGCAGTGATTAAGTTCATTTCAAAACAAACACAGCGAGATATCGTCATTAGAGATGTAAACAGGTTTCATCACTTTGAGGAGGGGATTTGTTCTTGTGGCGATTACTGGTGA